One Prunus dulcis chromosome 8, ALMONDv2, whole genome shotgun sequence DNA window includes the following coding sequences:
- the LOC117637603 gene encoding putative UDP-glucose glucosyltransferase — MGSETPSTHIFLVCFPAQGHINPMLRLGKRLAAKGMLVTFSTTENYGKEMRKANNGISEEATPVGAGFIRFEFFPDGLPEDDPKQTDLEYYVPKLELVGKELVTQMIKRHATEGRPVSCVVNNPFIPWVCDVAVELGIPQATLWIQSCAVFSAYYHYNKKTVPFPTEAEPNIDVQLPCMPVLKHDEIPSFLHPSDPFQVLGRAILGQFKKLSKSFYVLMDTFQDLEPQIIEHMSQVCIVKPVGPLFKNPKAPKTSVRGDLMKADDCLDWLNSKPPASVVYISFGSIVHLKQEQVDEIAHGLLSSGVSFLWVLRPPAKAFGLEKHVLPQGFLEEVGDKGKLVQWSPQEQVLGHTSVACFLTHCGWNSSVEALTSGVPVVTFPQWGDQVTNAKFLVDVFGVGLRLSRGMAENRLVMRAEVEKCLLEATVGDKAVELRRNALKWKKAAEEAVAEGASSDRSLEDFLDEISKITSVA, encoded by the exons ATGGGATCTGAAACTCCTTCCACTCATATATTTCTGGTGTGTTTTCCAGCACAAGGACACATAAACCCCATGCTCAGGCTAGGCAAACGCTTGGCTGCCAAGGGCATGTTGGTGACTTTCTCCACGACTGAAAACTATGGCAAAGAGATGAGAAAAGCCAACAATGGCATCAGTGAGGAAGCCACACCAGTTGGCGCTGGTTTTATCAGGTTTGAGTTTTTCCCAGATGGGCTTCCAGAAGACGACCCAAAACAAACCGACTTGGAGTACTACGTGCCCAAGCTTGAGCTGGTGGGGAAGGAGCTGGTCACTCAGATGATCAAACGACATGCCACTGAAGGTCGTCCAGTTTCTTGCGTTGTCAACAACCCCTTCATTCCTTGGGTTTGTGATGTCGCCGTTGAGCTTGGGATCCCTCAGGCCACGCTCTGGATTCAGTCCTGTGCTGTGTTCTCGGCTTACTACCATTACAACAAGAAGACGGTGCCGTTTCCTACGGAAGCTGAGCCAAATATAGATGTTCAGCTGCCTTGTATGCCTGTTTTGAAGCATGATGAGATTCCTAGCTTCTTGCACCCTTCTGATCCATTTCAG GTTTTGGGAAGGGCAATCTTAGGCCAATTCAAGAAGctatcaaaatcattttatgTATTAATGGACACATTCCAAGATCTGGAGCCCCAAATCATCGAACACATGTCCCAAGTCTGCATAGTGAAGCCTGTTGGTCCCTTGTTCAAGAACCCAAAAGCTCCCAAAACAAGCGTCAGAGGAGACTTAATGAAAGCTGACGACTGCCTTGACTGGCTTAACTCAAAGCCCCCAGCATCCGTCGTCTACATTTCTTTTGGTAGCATTGTCCACTTAAAACAAGAGCAAGTTGACGAGATTGCTCATGGGCTTTTGAGCTCCGGGGTCTCATTTTTATGGGTCCTCAGGCCACCTGCCAAAGCATTTGGGTTAGAAAAACATGTTCTGCCACAAGGGTTTTTGGAAGAGGTTGGGGACAAGGGAAAATTGGTCCAATGGAGCCCACAAGAGCAAGTTCTAGGGCACACGTCGGTTGCATGTTTTTTGACTCATTGTGGCTGGAACTCTTCGGTTGAAGCCCTCACTTCTGGTGTGCCAGTTGTGACTTTTCCTCAATGGGGCGACCAAGTCACCAATGCCAAATTCTTGGTGGATGTGTTTGGTGTGGGGCTTAGACTCAGTCGGGGCATGGCTGAGAATAGGTTGGTCATGAGGGCGGAGGTTGAGAAGTGCTTGTTGGAGGCAACTGTGGGAGATAAGGCGGTAGAATTGAGGCGTAACGCTTTGAAGTGGAAGAAGGCGGCGGAGGAGGCGGTGGCGGAGGGGGCCTCCTCCGACCGGAGTCTAGAAGATTTTCTGGACGAGATTAGCAAGATCACGTCTGTTGCTTAG